A segment of the Polyodon spathula isolate WHYD16114869_AA chromosome 1, ASM1765450v1, whole genome shotgun sequence genome:
AAGTTTTGGATTTCACGTTTTGCGTGTATCAGATTTGTTGGCGGGGGGAAatagttgatttttttaaattattttttgcagaACCTTCCTTTCTCTGTTGAGAACAAGTGGAGGCTGTTGGGGATGATGGTCGTGTTCTTTGGCAGCGGATTTGCTTTCCCCTTCATTGTTGTCAGACACCAGCTGCTGAAGAAGTGAAGAGTTTTAATGTTCATTGGATAATATACCAGGCAAGTTTTGTTGATTTGCCATATGCCTCCCCAGGTGTAGCAGGCACAGTTCCCTCCCATTGAACTAAAAGATTGTTAAAGTTCAGATGGCTGCATGTACCTCCTGTACCAACATATTTCAACTCTCCCCTCCTGATGCAAGTGTAATATTTGTTACCCTTAATTATGACACCCCTAGGAAACATTAAGTTATTGGTGCATGTGATGTGAACATATTGGTATGATTTTAAACAGCGATACAGTAAACACTTATTTACCATATCCAGGTGTTCTGTGTTTATACCGGGATTATCATAATG
Coding sequences within it:
- the LOC121312922 gene encoding cytochrome c oxidase subunit 7C, mitochondrial — translated: MLGQAVRRFTTSAIRRSHYGEGPGKNLPFSVENKWRLLGMMVVFFGSGFAFPFIVVRHQLLKK